ATACTCCTCCCCGAGTTGGTGAGCACGCTGCATCAGATCAACCCGAACCTGGGTGTCTCCAACGAAGCCACCATGATCGAGAAGATCGACACGACGCAGGCCGCCCTGTTGCATCGCTTCTCTGCATGGCTGGTGGGAGGCTTCGCAGCCATGGCGTTGGGATTTGCCACAAAAGCCGCAAATGCTTCGGCCGTCAACCACCTAAGTTGTTGAAAGTTATGGTGGGCACAGCAGGATTCGAACCTACGACTTCCACCGTGTGAAGGTGGCACTCTACCGCTGAGTTATGCGCCCTCGGCCGCGATAGAAGACATTGCATCTTCCGGCTTCAGAGTCCATAGAATAGCACTCCAAACCTACTCATGGCCAGGTATCCCGTCCGGAACCGACCTGCGCCATTATCGCCATGAGCCCCGCCTCTCCGGCGGTACAATTGTCCAGCAGCAATGGCCGTTCCATCCCCCCATTCCGAAAGCTCCCGCTCCTTCGAAGCCCCCTCCACCGATGGGTTAGGGCAAAATTTGGGCGAAATTAACGGAAAGCCGCAACCGGGAGCAGAAGATGGGGTTATGGAGGATATGGCTACGCTGGCGATCAGCCCCGGACTACTCGAAGACCTGCAGGCGGCTGAGTCCCATCACGCCGCAGGCGATTTCGCCCAAATGGACGACGCCGTCATTATGCTGGAGCTCCGTACCGGCAACATGGCTGGCTTCGACTACCTGATCCAGAAGTATCGCAAGCCAATCATCCGTTTCATGTATCGGATGGTCCACAATCAGGCCGTAGCCGAAGAGTTAGCGCAGGAGGTTTTCCTGCGGGTCTACCGCTCGCGCGAGACCTACCGGGCTGAAGCACGGTTCAGCACATGGCTCTACCGCATCGCCACCAACCTCGGGGTCAACCACGCGCGCGATACCCGGCGCGAACGGTCCGCCTCAACTGTCTATCTGGACGAGCCCGATCCGGAGTCCGGGACTACACCCGATGTCGCTGATACCGCCCCGGACGTCGAGGCAAAGATTTTGCGCCGGGAGCGTATGGAGGCGATCCGGCAACACGTCATGTCTCTGCCGGAAAGGCAGCGCATGGCCGTGCTGATGCACAAGTACGAAGGCATGGACTACCGCCAGATCGGCGAGGTACTGAAGCTGAGCGAGTCCGCAACCAAATCGCTGCTCTTCCGCGCGTATCAAACTTTGCGCGAGAAACTTAAGGATTTTATCTAGCCCTTTGGGGCACCACGGCACGCAAGACATATACAGGACGCGCCGATAGAAACGGATGGAAAGGATCAGACCATGAACACGTCAACGATCTGCCAAAACACGAAAGCCGCTCTCCCAGATCTCTTGCTGGATCCAGCAGCATCCACAAGCGCTGCAGCACGAGAGCACATGGACGCCTGCCCAGGCTGCCGCGAAGAATTCCAGCAGCTTCAGGCCACCTTTGCCTTGCTCGATGCCTGGGAAGCCCCGGAGCCTTCCCCCTACTTCGACCAAAAGCTCGCTGTTCTTCTCCGCGAAGCCCAGAACGAGCCGCCCGCTGGTTGGTTTGAGCGGCTGCGCTCGCGGATGATGTTCAACACCGGCCGCCAGTTCCGCCCGGCGCTTGCTGGCGCTCTTGCGCTGGTTCTTCTGGTCGGAGGAGGCACATTCGCTGACCTGTCACTCGGCCATCACCCTGCCACTCCACAAGTCTCGGCCACGGTCAACGACCTCCGCATCATGGACACGAATGATCAGGCGTTCCAGACGATGGATCAGCTCATGCAAGACGAAAACGCCCCTGCTGACACCAACACGGCCACGCCGCCTGCAAGCTAAACTGCGAATATTTTTCACCCAAAGAAGGGAGACGAAGCACGGAAACCTCACTGGACGGATTAAACTGTTCCAGAATTTTTTTATGCCCGTCGTACTCCGGTAAAGCCCATGCACGCAATGGCCAAAACCCGAAAGCTGCTGCCACTCATGCTCTCCGTCATGCTCGTGAGCGGTGGTGCGTCTGCAAGCTGGGGTCAACGCGGCATGCACTTCGCTCGTCAGGTACGTCCGGCCGCACGCCAGACCCAGCACCCGGCGCAACGCCAAGCGCAGCCTCCCAGGCCCAACCCCGCCATGCGCCAGGGGCCAGGCCAGATGCGCAATCAGGAGCATCTCGGCCAGTGGATGCAGCAACACAGCAACATGTCGCTGGCTGACCAGCAAAAAGCACTCGACAACGAACCCGGCTTTCGCAGCCTTCCCCCCGACGTTCAGCAGCGTTATCACAACCACCTGGCTCAGCTCAACGCCATGCCTCCTGCCCAGCGCGAGCGCTGGCTCGCCCGCACTGAAATGATGGAGAGGCTCAATCCCGCTGAACGCCAGCAGGTACGCGGCGCCATGCAGCAGTTGGGCTCACTTCCCGTAGATCGTCGTCGCCTTGTCGCACGCGCTTTCCGTGATCTGCGCGAGATGCCACCAGAGCAGCGCCAGACCATCCTGAACTCGGACCGCTTCCGCGGCCAGTTCAGCGATCAGGAGCGAGGAACGCTATCCAATCTCCTTCGCGTCGAGCCGTACCTGCCCATCACTCCATCGAACGAAGCGCCCACACAGGGCAAGTAAGCTTAAATCACCACCAACGAGAGATAGCCGCCCGAAGGCGGCTATTTTTCATTGCGGAGTTGGGAAAGGGCTACGGAAGCAGGACACCGTTTTGCTTCGATGATCCGGCAGGGGGGAGTGTCACTGGACTGTTTTGCGATCATGCCAATCGGACTTGGCTGGGGTGGATCGCAAACGTGCAAATTGCTGAATCCGGTACATCTCCTTCAACGGTCTCCTTCTCCCGTAGTGCTAGCCATTCTGCACGGAAACACTTGCCGGTCCAATACAACTTTTGCTCGCGAACCTTCCCACTAACGCTTTATTAGCTTCGTAACATGTTCTTCACAAGAAAGAAAACATTCGCTGGCCGCTCCGCCAATCTGCGCATGAAGTATGGATACCACTCCGGCCCGAACGGAACATACACCCGTACACCGAAACCCTCTGCCACCAGCCTTCGTTGCAAATCGCGCCTAATCCCATAGAGCATTTGAAACTCAAAGGCGCTCTTGTCTACATCTTCGTCGCGCACAAACAAACGCATCGCATCAACGATCGCCTCATCGTGCGTTGCAATACCACAGAAGACGCCGCTGCCATTGTTCCGATACGTCACCATGCGCTTCATCAGCTTCACATAATTCGCATCCACATCCGCCTTCGCGGCAAAGGCGACATCAGGTCCTTCCTTGTATGCGCCTTTGCACAGCCGTATGCGAATTCCCTGCCCCAGCAGCCGCTCCGCGTCGGCTTCCGTGCGATAGAGATAGGCCTGCAGCACCGTGCCAACGCTCCCGGGAAACCGCGCTGCCAGGCCTTCCGTGATCGCAATCGTCGCCTCCGTATACGGCGAGCCTTCCATATCGATCCGCACAAACGACCCTGCCTGCGCCGCATGTTCGACCATCGCACCGACAATTCGCTCCGCGAGAACCGGGTCGAAGTCCATCCCCACCTGCGACAGCTTCACGCTCACATTCGCATCAAGTCCGCGCTCCACAATCGCATCCAGCAGCCGATGATAGATCTCTGCCGAAGCCTGCGCCTGTTCCGCAACCGTCACGCTTTCGCCCAGCGAATCAAGCGTCGCCCGAATGCCTTCGCGGTTCAGCCGTTCGCACGCAGCAACAGCGTCCTCCACCGTCATTCCAGCAACAAACCGGCTCGACAGCCTTCGGCCCATTGCCGACCGTTCAGAAAATGTGCGTAATTGTCTATTTTGGGAGAGCGCAATGAACCCGGACCGAAGCAAATGCAAATACCGTACCCCTTCTTCTCACGCGGCATTGTGCCACAGCGAGGGTACGACCGGCGAGTGGCCGAAGATCAGCTTGTCCTGCGAAAGGACTATCGCCCGGCCTGGGCCCGCACCTTCACCACCGGCGGCGTCACCATCGAGCTGGTGTCCTTCATCTCCGCGATCGCTCTGTCATAGCGTCCAGCCAGCGAGTTGCCACGAATCCGCGCCATATCTTCCAGCATCTTCATGCCATCTTTCAGGTAGCTGATGCGGCTGCGCTCGTCGTGCCCCCACGTCACCGGAACCTCGCGAATCACGTACTTCAGCTTGCGCGCAATAAACAAAATCTCCGGATCGAATCCCCACCGTTCAATCGTCTGCAACCGGAAGATCACCTGCGCCGCCGGCCGTTTAAAAGCCTTGAACCCGCACTGCGTGTCCTTGAACGGAAGTCCCATCACAGTCCGTGTAATCCAGTTAAAACAGCGGCCGAAGAACTGGCGATACAGAGGCTGATGAATCGTCTGCCGTGCCCTGTCCAGCCACCGCGACCCAATCGCCACATCCGCGCCGTTGTTCAGAGCCGCAAATAGCAAGTTGGCCTCTTCCATCGGGGCCGAAAGATCAGCGTCCGTAAACATCACAATGTCGCCAGCCGCCTGCAGCAATCCGTTGCGCACGGAATAGCCTTTGCCTCGATTGCCTGGGTTCTGAATCAGGTGCAGGCGAGGATGGTCATTCATCCACCGCTGCACAATCGCTGCCGTATCGTCCTTCGAGCCATCATCGACAACAAGGACCTCGGCGTCCCATCCCTGTTCCGTCACACAGCCCAGCACGCGTTCCAGCGCCTCGTCGATGCGTGCGCTTTCGTTGTAGGCCGGAATCACGATGCTGAGTTGAGGATGCGCCATCAAGGCTCCTGATCTTCTCCGAGACACATCCCGGTGTTTCGTACACTGCACGCAGACTGTGGGGAGAGGATTCCGCGATTTATTGTACTGTAACGATTAGACGCGGCAACATTTATTTGAGTCTCATCTCAAATTTCTGATTTGGGTCTATAGATGGCCTCTCCTCCTGACCAGGCCTGTTTGCCGCCCACATCCCTGTCACGATGCCCGTCTCCCTGCTACACTCCTCGACATGCCGGAAGACTTCGTTCCACCGCCGCCTCCGCCGCCACCTGTCCAGCCGCCGACCTACGCCCGCCCCTACGGCGCAATCCCCTACGGTGCAGCGGCGCAGCCTTACGGTAGCCCCGCTTACGGACCACCACCCAGTCGCCGGTCCGCGTGGTTCTACATCGGCATCATCTGCGGCTGCATTGCCGCGGTCTTTCTACTCTTCTCCGCAATGGTCTGGTACACCGCGCGCTCGCTCAGCGGCAACTCATCCAGCCTCGGCTTCGACGGCAAACGCATCGCCGTCATTGACATCTCCGGCATCATCCTCTCGCCCGATGACATTGACACTCAACTCCGCCGCTTCGGCGACGACGACTCCGTCAAAGCCATCATCCTGCACATCAACTCGCCCGGTGGCGGCGCCGCAGCATCACAGGAGATCTACCACGAGGTCATGCGCGTCCGGCAGGAGAAGCACAAGAAAGTCATCGCCTCAGTTGAATCCGTCGGAGCCTCCGGCGCCTACTACATCGCCTCAGCCTGCGACAGGATCTACGCCAATCAGGCCTCCGTCGTCGGCTCCATCGGCGTCATCATGGAGTGGACCAACTACGGAGATCTGCTCCGCTGGGCCAAGCTCAAAAGCGTCACCATCACCCGCGGCGACCTCAAAGATGCGGGCGATCCAAGCCGCGACATGACACCACAGGAGCAAGCCTACTTCCAGTCCCTGGTCGATAACATGTACGGCCAATTCATCCACGATGTCGCCGCTGGCCGCCACACTACCGAAGACAAGATCAAACCTCTC
This is a stretch of genomic DNA from Edaphobacter acidisoli. It encodes these proteins:
- a CDS encoding RNA polymerase sigma factor, with the protein product MEDMATLAISPGLLEDLQAAESHHAAGDFAQMDDAVIMLELRTGNMAGFDYLIQKYRKPIIRFMYRMVHNQAVAEELAQEVFLRVYRSRETYRAEARFSTWLYRIATNLGVNHARDTRRERSASTVYLDEPDPESGTTPDVADTAPDVEAKILRRERMEAIRQHVMSLPERQRMAVLMHKYEGMDYRQIGEVLKLSESATKSLLFRAYQTLREKLKDFI
- a CDS encoding DUF3106 domain-containing protein, whose translation is MAKTRKLLPLMLSVMLVSGGASASWGQRGMHFARQVRPAARQTQHPAQRQAQPPRPNPAMRQGPGQMRNQEHLGQWMQQHSNMSLADQQKALDNEPGFRSLPPDVQQRYHNHLAQLNAMPPAQRERWLARTEMMERLNPAERQQVRGAMQQLGSLPVDRRRLVARAFRDLREMPPEQRQTILNSDRFRGQFSDQERGTLSNLLRVEPYLPITPSNEAPTQGK
- a CDS encoding proline dehydrogenase family protein; protein product: MGRRLSSRFVAGMTVEDAVAACERLNREGIRATLDSLGESVTVAEQAQASAEIYHRLLDAIVERGLDANVSVKLSQVGMDFDPVLAERIVGAMVEHAAQAGSFVRIDMEGSPYTEATIAITEGLAARFPGSVGTVLQAYLYRTEADAERLLGQGIRIRLCKGAYKEGPDVAFAAKADVDANYVKLMKRMVTYRNNGSGVFCGIATHDEAIVDAMRLFVRDEDVDKSAFEFQMLYGIRRDLQRRLVAEGFGVRVYVPFGPEWYPYFMRRLAERPANVFFLVKNMLRS
- a CDS encoding dolichyl-phosphate beta-glucosyltransferase, whose translation is MAHPQLSIVIPAYNESARIDEALERVLGCVTEQGWDAEVLVVDDGSKDDTAAIVQRWMNDHPRLHLIQNPGNRGKGYSVRNGLLQAAGDIVMFTDADLSAPMEEANLLFAALNNGADVAIGSRWLDRARQTIHQPLYRQFFGRCFNWITRTVMGLPFKDTQCGFKAFKRPAAQVIFRLQTIERWGFDPEILFIARKLKYVIREVPVTWGHDERSRISYLKDGMKMLEDMARIRGNSLAGRYDRAIAEMKDTSSMVTPPVVKVRAQAGR
- the sppA gene encoding signal peptide peptidase SppA, with product MPEDFVPPPPPPPPVQPPTYARPYGAIPYGAAAQPYGSPAYGPPPSRRSAWFYIGIICGCIAAVFLLFSAMVWYTARSLSGNSSSLGFDGKRIAVIDISGIILSPDDIDTQLRRFGDDDSVKAIILHINSPGGGAAASQEIYHEVMRVRQEKHKKVIASVESVGASGAYYIASACDRIYANQASVVGSIGVIMEWTNYGDLLRWAKLKSVTITRGDLKDAGDPSRDMTPQEQAYFQSLVDNMYGQFIHDVAAGRHTTEDKIKPLATGQVWTGEQALPLGLIDKIGGYRTALLDTARAVGISGEPTIVRPPSNKKGLLALLTDDGEDLFPNPSQMLNRAPGFYFMWK